One Eriocheir sinensis breed Jianghai 21 chromosome 67, ASM2467909v1, whole genome shotgun sequence DNA segment encodes these proteins:
- the LOC126987956 gene encoding exocyst complex component 8-like: MADLLVKKLTAEDYNAERYVLGLSQSSVGDHELRQQRQRIQQLAEETNAQLKKNVYMNYMQFIDTAKEISYLESEMYQLSHLITEQKSLLTSLLELSITGERGPGSAAQEMIEVNPQEIKEMQNRENRKKLTGLLEKIEGCSHVMEVEDRYLVFDGDLVELNQDDYTAMQRIHAYLLSDSLMIASWLSDRRGPVRYKFEVLYPLDQVLPVNIKDRGNTKNAFKVLIFPDTRVFMAPTVKSKQDWLDEIERTKANKVTVDKQNAERAQQQHQKERQHSLSKEDSLESANPFGEDDDSLNPFMETQPPSLGPPEWVLELPEELDQAIAQRNFEDAVTLVDSGREFFDMSPKTPAYSEMRRALESRVKSLVEVLQAELRVTPDKSLQGGPRAARRATTLLVHLNKSSQACELFLGHRGAILKAGLKRLRLEGKTVLYVRQLCSIFFHNLLETAREFTKAFPSNPSCTSAFVVWAHGEVNNFASMFSRHVFTTQSSLNTVAECVSRADHHCQQLADTGLDLTFALHTLLLRDVEKWIRDGRDKLVEAVKLRGQEDTWKILKYENKEQLNKFIEDMNDIGIASVEKYVMDELCVGLTNNTVQFSRAFLSYLEDMLRLFWPETERLINDSLTAIFSAQLRHCQTSLAEPLFKNEVPAIRRNSAFLLDVILTLGEHHYAEAIGHAHPSLPTLHTHRPALTGEAATPATSAASGPTISKYESHFI; this comes from the exons ATGGCAGACCTGCTGGTGAAGAAACTGACAGCCGAGGACTACAACGCCGAGAGAT ATGTGCTGGGCCTCAGTCAAAGCAGCGTGGGGGACCATGAGTTGCGGCAGCAGCGGCAGAGAATCCAGCAACTGGCCGAGGAGACCAACGCGCAGCTCAAAAAGAATGTGTACATGAACTACATGCAGTTCATTGATACAGCCAAGGAAATATCAT ATCTTGAGAGTGAGATGTACCAGCTGTCGCACCTCATCACAGAGCAAAagtctctcctcacctccctccttgaACTCTCCATCACAG GTGAGCGAGGGCCTGGCAGCGCTGCGCAGGAGATGATTGAGGTCAACCCACAGGAGATCAAGGAGATGCAGAACcgtgaaaacagaaaaaagttgACAGGACTGCTAGAAAAGATTGAAGGTTGCTCG catgtgatggaggtggaggaccGCTACCTGGTGTTCGATGGGGACTTGGTGGAGCTGAACCAGGACGACTACACAGCCATGCAGCGGATCCACGCCTACCTGCTCAGTGACTCCCTCATGATTGCCTCCTGGCTCAGTGACAG GCGGGGACCAGTGCGCTACAAGTTTGAGGTGCTGTACCCGCTGGACCAGGTGCTGCCCGTCAACATCAAGGACCGGGGCAACACCAAGAATGCCTTCAAGGTGCTCATCTTCCCTGACACGCGAGTCTTCATGGCGCCCACTGTAAAATCCAAG CAAGACTGGCTTGATGAGATAGAGCGCACCAAGGCCAACAAGGTGACAGTAGACAAGCAGAATGCTGAGCGGGCGCAGCAGCAACACCAGAAGGAACGCCAGCACTCCCTTAGCAAGGAGGACTCCCTGGAGAGTGCCAACC CCTTTGGTGAGGATGACGACAGCCTGAACCCCTTCATGGAGACCCAgcccccctccctcggcccccCTGAGTGGGTGCTGGAGCTGCCCGAGGAGCTGGACCAAGCCATTGCCCAGCGCAACTTTGAGGATGCAGTGACGCTGGTGGACAGTGGCAGAGAATTCTTTGACATGTCACCCAAGACTCCAGCCTACAGTGAAATGAG ACGTGCTCTCGAGAGTCGAGTAAAGAGTTTGGTGGAGGTGCTTCAGGCTGAGCTACGGGTCACGCCAGATAAGAGCCTTCAGGGAGGCCCCAGGGCAGCCCGGCGAGCCACCACCCTCCTGGTGCACCTCAACAAGTCCAGCCAG GCATGTGAGTTGTTCCTCGGTCACAGGGGAGCCATTCTGAAGGCAGGCCTCAAGCGACTCAGGCTGGAGGGCAAGACGGTGCTGTATGTGCGACAACTCTGCTCAATCTTTTTCCACAACCTCCTGGAGACTGCCAGGGAGTTCACTAAGGCCTTCCCCTCCAACCCCAGCTGCACCTCTG CCTTTGTGGTGTGGGCACACGGGGAGGTGAACAACTTTGCCTCCATGTTCTCACGTCACGTCTTCACCACCCAGTCATCACTCAACACCGTAGCAGAGTGTGTCAGCCGCGCCGACCACCACTGCCAGCAG TTAGCTGACACTGGACTGGATTTGACATTTGCCCTCCACACCCTGCTGCTGAGGGACGTGGAGAAGTGGATCAGGGACGGCCGGGACAAGCTAGTGGAAGCCGTCAAGCTGAGAGGGCAGGAGGACACGTGGAAAATACTCAAGTACGAGAACAAGGAACAGCTCAACAAGTTCATCGAGGACATGAATGACATTGGAATAGCCAGTGTTGAGAAATATGTCATGG ATGAGCTCTGTGTTGGGCTGACCAACAACACTGTGCAGTTCAGCCGTGCATTCCTGTCCTACCTTGAAGACATGCTGAGGCTCTTCTGGCCTGAAACTGAGCGGCTCATCAATGACTCTCTGACAGCAATCTTCTCTGCTCAACTGAGGCATTGCCAGACATCCCTCGCTGAGCCCCTATTTAAGAATGAA GTTCCTGCCATCCGGCGTAACAGTGCCTTTCTTCTTGATGTAATTCTGACCCTTGGGGAACACCACTATGCTGAGGCAATAGGCCACGCCCACCCAAGCCTGCCCACCCTCCACACCCACCGCCCAGCCCTCACAGGGGAGGCTGCCACCCCAGCCACCTCTGCTGCCTCTGGCCCAACCATAAGTAAATATGAGTCACACTTTATCTGA